In Alteromonas naphthalenivorans, one DNA window encodes the following:
- the cydB gene encoding cytochrome d ubiquinol oxidase subunit II: MIDYEFLRVAWWCLIGVLLIGFAVTDGFDLGVGSLLTIIGKTDKERRVMINTIGPHWDGNQVWFITAGGAIFAAWPMIYATAFSGFYLALALTLIALWMRPIGFDYRSKLPNAQWRKAWDWALFAGGFIPALIFGVAFGNLLLGVPFEFDNTLKSTYTGSFFGLLTPFALVSGLLSVAILLNHGATWLQMKTDGFIESRARVTSFILSLVAVALFLIAGAWVAFGLDGFVITSTVDTLATSNPMKKEVAIEAGAWMTNYSRYPWMMLAPVLGVVAGLACAMFSRKGNAGMAFVSSALLITGVILTAGFSMFPFLMPSITMPEASLTVWDATSSHLTLNIMFIVACIFVPIILCYTAYGYYVMRGRVKNSDLDQSHTIY, from the coding sequence ATGATTGATTATGAATTTCTTCGCGTAGCCTGGTGGTGCCTTATTGGTGTGCTATTGATTGGTTTCGCAGTAACAGATGGGTTCGATTTAGGTGTAGGTTCACTGCTGACCATTATTGGTAAAACAGACAAAGAACGTCGCGTAATGATTAATACCATTGGGCCGCATTGGGATGGAAATCAAGTGTGGTTTATTACGGCAGGTGGTGCCATTTTTGCAGCCTGGCCGATGATTTATGCTACTGCTTTCTCAGGGTTTTACTTAGCCCTAGCGCTAACGCTAATTGCGCTTTGGATGCGTCCAATTGGATTTGATTATCGCAGTAAACTGCCAAATGCTCAGTGGCGAAAAGCATGGGATTGGGCATTGTTTGCTGGTGGTTTCATTCCTGCGCTTATTTTTGGCGTGGCCTTTGGTAACTTGTTATTAGGTGTGCCGTTTGAATTCGACAACACACTTAAATCAACGTACACCGGCTCTTTCTTTGGTTTGCTTACTCCATTTGCGCTTGTATCTGGATTATTGTCAGTGGCTATCTTACTGAATCACGGCGCTACCTGGTTACAAATGAAAACGGATGGTTTCATTGAATCTAGAGCACGTGTAACGTCGTTTATATTAAGCCTAGTGGCAGTAGCCTTGTTTTTGATTGCCGGTGCGTGGGTAGCCTTTGGGTTAGATGGTTTTGTCATTACCTCTACCGTAGATACCTTAGCCACCTCAAATCCAATGAAAAAAGAAGTCGCTATTGAAGCGGGTGCATGGATGACGAACTACTCACGATATCCATGGATGATGCTTGCACCTGTATTAGGTGTGGTAGCAGGGCTTGCATGTGCCATGTTTTCTCGCAAAGGGAATGCAGGGATGGCATTTGTTTCAAGTGCACTACTGATTACTGGCGTTATTTTAACTGCGGGCTTCTCAATGTTCCCGTTCTTAATGCCCAGTATCACTATGCCAGAAGCTAGTCTTACGGTATGGGATGCCACCTCTAGTCATTTAACTCTAAATATCATGTTCATTGTGGCTTGTATCTTTGTGCCTATCATCTTGTGCTATACCGCCTATGGCTATTATGTAATGCGTGGCCGAGTCAAAAATAGCGACTTAGATCAATCTCACACTATTTATTAA
- a CDS encoding ATP-binding cassette domain-containing protein has product MKSKPLQPAVSAQGIATSKASSSLTGQTSMAAYGALGLALLHGIAGLSILIISSWFIAISAIAPLGFNYVIPAVVIRGLALLRIASGYTTMWLGHKDLLTRIAKARLAVFEQLAAKRLESKAWTVEALANHTEQLASAFIAWVSPLASFMLLMTGLLLTGYFINVPGYGFFIALAIVWLVISVVTAVYGLKAVASSAEAELEFRQQSATFFQASSLWHLKSKTVKGLFNAPSTQRVQDAQLKEQALVSKAMWLFQGGVFTLVALVVLTANTAAYFVPLALITPMVLLAAPDWASATFSSVVKLAKWRHSKAELHAMHTQPLPLLNAHKPSMSLSLTGFIAKERNLPAVNMQFEALGLNVIKGYSGCGKSSVLQAICGLLPFEGRRSIDNVATPQGMLEKWIYVEQQPIILAGTIKLNLDPAASGISEDAMHNVLARVGLQHLTTLAEWVGKGGRALSGGEGKRLALARALLAMPDVLLIDEPFEGLDYEAQQRVAEVINESAHSRLVIVATHVVPAALQSNTTFSLDEKVIRVNLPPVFILN; this is encoded by the coding sequence ATGAAATCCAAACCGTTACAGCCTGCTGTATCTGCGCAAGGTATAGCTACATCAAAAGCGTCTTCGTCACTCACCGGGCAGACATCAATGGCTGCGTATGGCGCGCTGGGCTTAGCCTTGCTTCATGGTATAGCGGGTTTGAGTATTCTTATCATTTCATCTTGGTTTATTGCCATTAGCGCAATAGCTCCTTTAGGGTTTAACTACGTGATCCCTGCGGTGGTGATTCGTGGGCTCGCACTACTTCGTATCGCTTCTGGTTACACCACCATGTGGCTAGGACACAAGGATTTATTAACCCGAATTGCCAAAGCACGGTTAGCTGTGTTTGAGCAATTAGCGGCAAAACGCCTTGAAAGCAAAGCATGGACAGTTGAAGCGCTCGCGAACCACACTGAGCAACTTGCCTCAGCTTTTATTGCGTGGGTTTCTCCATTAGCCTCATTTATGTTGCTAATGACAGGCTTGTTGCTCACGGGGTATTTCATTAATGTGCCAGGTTATGGTTTTTTCATAGCCCTAGCCATAGTGTGGTTGGTAATTAGCGTTGTTACTGCGGTTTACGGACTGAAAGCTGTGGCTAGTTCGGCTGAGGCAGAGCTTGAATTTCGGCAACAAAGCGCGACGTTTTTTCAAGCAAGTAGTTTATGGCACCTTAAGTCAAAAACGGTAAAGGGCTTGTTTAATGCACCCTCTACTCAGCGCGTACAAGATGCACAACTAAAAGAGCAGGCGCTAGTGTCTAAAGCTATGTGGCTGTTCCAAGGTGGCGTGTTCACTTTAGTGGCGCTGGTTGTTTTGACTGCCAATACGGCAGCCTATTTTGTTCCGCTAGCACTCATTACGCCAATGGTGCTGTTGGCTGCGCCGGACTGGGCGAGCGCCACTTTCAGCAGTGTCGTGAAGCTTGCTAAGTGGCGACATAGCAAGGCAGAGCTACACGCAATGCACACCCAGCCTTTGCCCTTACTAAATGCCCATAAACCCAGCATGTCACTTTCTTTAACGGGTTTTATCGCTAAAGAAAGAAACCTACCAGCGGTCAATATGCAGTTTGAGGCATTAGGGCTGAATGTGATTAAAGGCTATTCGGGGTGCGGTAAGTCGAGCGTACTACAAGCAATATGCGGGCTCCTTCCTTTTGAAGGTCGACGCTCTATAGACAATGTTGCCACCCCGCAAGGCATGCTAGAAAAATGGATTTATGTTGAACAGCAACCCATCATTTTGGCCGGTACTATTAAACTCAATTTAGATCCGGCAGCGTCTGGAATAAGCGAAGATGCTATGCACAATGTTTTAGCCCGGGTTGGTTTGCAGCACCTTACTACCTTGGCTGAATGGGTTGGTAAAGGAGGAAGGGCGTTATCTGGCGGTGAAGGTAAGCGTTTAGCATTGGCCAGAGCCTTACTAGCGATGCCCGATGTGTTGTTAATTGATGAGCCTTTTGAAGGGCTAGACTACGAAGCACAGCAGCGCGTCGCAGAGGTCATTAATGAGAGTGCGCATTCGCGGTTAGTCATTGTTGCTACCCATGTTGTTCCTGCGGCCCTTCAATCTAATACAACCTTCTCGCTTGATGAAAAGGTTATCAGAGTAAATCTCCCCCCAGTCTTCATACTCAACTAA
- a CDS encoding Tll0287-like domain-containing protein, with product MKTRLTAVVISGFFLSASLLIVLSTALAAEMPQPQDSIATQHATETTLAGPEDKLNQARSNAKALGGALKSRLQQAISKGGLEAGVEECYVAAGPIAEALKKDGWTVGRTALQVRNQDNQPDAWEETQLHEFADALSKQLPMPLEASQWNEETGELRYMSAIVTGQVCTACHGNNVAPAVLDIIKEKYPEDTATGLAPGSLRGAFTLTYSPE from the coding sequence ATGAAAACGAGATTAACGGCTGTTGTGATAAGTGGGTTCTTTTTATCTGCTTCACTATTAATCGTACTATCAACCGCGCTAGCGGCGGAAATGCCGCAGCCGCAAGACAGCATAGCTACACAACACGCAACTGAAACCACCCTGGCAGGCCCCGAAGATAAGCTAAATCAAGCACGTAGCAATGCCAAAGCACTAGGGGGCGCGTTAAAGTCGAGGCTTCAGCAAGCTATTTCAAAAGGTGGTTTGGAAGCAGGGGTAGAAGAGTGCTATGTGGCTGCTGGGCCTATTGCAGAAGCGCTCAAGAAGGATGGTTGGACGGTAGGGCGCACCGCGCTGCAAGTGCGTAACCAAGACAACCAACCAGATGCATGGGAAGAAACCCAATTGCACGAGTTTGCAGATGCCTTATCTAAGCAATTGCCTATGCCGCTAGAGGCATCACAGTGGAATGAAGAAACAGGTGAATTGCGCTATATGTCAGCGATTGTTACGGGGCAAGTATGTACAGCCTGTCATGGCAATAACGTGGCCCCAGCAGTGTTAGATATTATTAAAGAGAAATACCCTGAAGATACCGCCACGGGTTTAGCGCCGGGCAGTTTAAGAGGGGCTTTCACGCTTACCTATTCACCCGAATAG
- a CDS encoding TonB-dependent receptor, with protein MLLRPSTLHSSITRALAIGTCMTIGFAASAQEAEPAEPKGLEKITVTSQKRVESLNEVPVAVSVLREDQINAAFSNNIEGLQALVPSVSFRKGNTTRNSAITVRGIGTISFSVAAEPSVSTVVDGVVLGRAGQAFVDLYDLERIEVLRGPQGTLFGKNASAGVVNITTKRPSDEFEGTAEVSLFQDNEYRLKTSLSGALNDNVNGSLTVLKSQFDGYIKNVYNNEMTNGYDKEGVRAMLDMEAGNDTDVLFIFENVKSDDSCCADLELSPSGRHPDSEALPNSTGTGDLDLEQRLIDHDFETRTLDETTGFSMQVDTMFGDHQFTSITAYRDWDNTEFREGDFTSTAGTRPFPVFGEPFQLHDIGAQNWKQTSQEFRIASPVGEAFDYQVGAFWWTQKSERNFTRDASCQNNDLQFPKAISAYLTDTLGIADPTDDQVNQFIADEGLSCNSNDIVSATAYMETQFDNWALFADGKYHINDDLRLLFGIRYTDDEVSYSHNRSSNDQYSRTGVGVRSFDTDYSGKTDETNVSGKLGVQYDLTDNSMTYFTFSQGYKGPAFNVFYNMSDTDTLPIGEETSDAYELGYKYASRDIIFNAAIFRTDIDGFQANNSELLDGVTITRLTNAGSVTTQGFEFDFMWQATDNLSLTGGLSKVDAEVDEFLCPITDTDIDNPCTGSSGADLPFSPDLKYSVTGEYLWEMDNMDIILNGSYVYTDEMFVGAPGAFAEENDPAVLPDYAILNASLAFSFQDDDYRISLIGKNLTDESYVTTYSGDNFRYQIPRDADRYFGVQLRARF; from the coding sequence ATGTTACTAAGACCTAGCACACTACATTCAAGTATTACTCGGGCATTAGCCATTGGTACTTGTATGACCATTGGCTTTGCTGCCAGCGCACAAGAAGCAGAACCTGCTGAGCCTAAAGGGCTCGAAAAAATAACCGTTACCTCACAAAAGCGTGTAGAAAGCTTAAATGAAGTGCCGGTTGCGGTTTCTGTTTTACGCGAAGACCAAATTAACGCTGCATTTTCTAACAACATTGAAGGTCTACAAGCATTAGTACCATCGGTCAGTTTCCGAAAAGGTAACACCACTCGGAACTCCGCCATTACCGTTCGTGGTATTGGGACTATTTCATTTAGTGTGGCTGCTGAGCCGAGTGTCTCTACAGTAGTAGACGGCGTTGTGTTAGGCCGTGCCGGTCAAGCGTTTGTTGACTTATATGACCTTGAGCGCATTGAAGTATTACGTGGCCCGCAGGGTACCTTGTTTGGTAAAAATGCGTCTGCCGGTGTGGTTAACATTACTACTAAACGCCCTTCTGATGAATTTGAAGGCACTGCGGAAGTATCCTTGTTTCAAGACAATGAATACCGTTTAAAAACCAGTCTATCTGGTGCGTTAAACGATAATGTAAACGGTAGCCTAACCGTACTTAAATCACAGTTCGACGGCTATATTAAAAACGTTTATAACAATGAAATGACCAACGGCTACGATAAAGAAGGCGTTCGTGCCATGCTTGATATGGAAGCGGGTAACGACACTGATGTGCTTTTCATCTTTGAAAACGTGAAATCTGATGATAGCTGTTGTGCCGATTTAGAACTTTCACCAAGTGGTCGTCACCCTGATTCTGAAGCACTACCTAACAGTACTGGTACTGGTGACTTAGATTTAGAACAGCGCCTTATTGATCATGACTTTGAAACTCGCACATTAGATGAAACCACAGGTTTCTCAATGCAAGTTGACACCATGTTTGGTGACCATCAGTTCACTTCAATCACGGCTTACCGCGATTGGGACAATACAGAATTCCGTGAAGGTGACTTCACCTCAACAGCGGGCACCCGTCCTTTCCCTGTGTTTGGCGAACCGTTTCAGTTACATGATATTGGCGCACAAAACTGGAAGCAAACGTCACAAGAATTCCGCATAGCATCGCCTGTGGGTGAGGCATTCGATTATCAAGTGGGTGCGTTCTGGTGGACACAAAAATCTGAACGTAACTTTACCCGTGATGCAAGTTGTCAAAATAACGATTTACAATTCCCTAAGGCTATCAGCGCTTACTTAACTGACACCTTAGGTATAGCTGATCCAACTGACGATCAAGTTAACCAGTTTATTGCTGATGAAGGTCTTAGCTGTAATTCAAACGATATTGTTAGCGCAACCGCTTACATGGAAACGCAGTTTGATAACTGGGCATTATTTGCTGATGGTAAATACCATATTAATGACGACTTGCGTCTGCTATTCGGTATTCGTTATACCGATGATGAAGTTAGCTACTCACATAACCGAAGCAGTAATGACCAATACAGCCGTACTGGTGTAGGTGTACGTAGCTTCGATACTGACTACAGCGGCAAGACTGACGAAACTAATGTATCAGGCAAGTTGGGTGTGCAGTATGACTTAACTGATAACAGCATGACTTATTTCACCTTCTCACAAGGCTACAAAGGCCCTGCGTTTAACGTGTTCTACAACATGTCAGACACAGATACCTTGCCTATTGGTGAAGAAACATCGGATGCTTACGAGCTAGGTTATAAGTACGCCAGCCGTGACATTATCTTCAATGCCGCTATCTTTAGAACAGATATCGACGGTTTCCAAGCGAATAACTCAGAATTGCTAGATGGCGTTACTATTACCCGCTTAACCAATGCTGGCTCAGTAACTACTCAAGGTTTCGAGTTTGACTTCATGTGGCAAGCAACAGATAACCTATCGTTAACCGGTGGTTTATCGAAAGTAGATGCTGAAGTGGATGAGTTCTTATGCCCAATAACCGATACAGATATCGATAACCCTTGTACTGGCAGTTCTGGCGCAGACTTACCTTTCTCTCCAGACCTTAAATACTCAGTAACCGGTGAGTACCTTTGGGAGATGGACAACATGGACATTATCTTAAACGGTTCTTACGTTTACACTGACGAAATGTTCGTTGGTGCACCAGGTGCGTTTGCAGAGGAAAACGATCCTGCTGTGTTACCAGACTATGCCATCCTTAATGCAAGCTTAGCGTTTTCGTTCCAAGATGATGACTACCGCATCAGCCTTATTGGTAAGAACTTGACCGACGAAAGCTATGTAACCACTTACAGTGGCGATAACTTCCGTTATCAAATCCCGCGTGATGCTGACCGTTACTTCGGTGTACAACTTCGCGCTAGATTCTAA
- a CDS encoding cytochrome ubiquinol oxidase subunit I produces MSDTLVELSRWQFALTAMFHFIFVPLTLGLSFMLAIMESVYVMTGKEIYKQMTQFWGKLFGINFAIGVATGLTMEFQFGMNWSYYSHYVGDIFGAPLAIEGLMAFFLESTFVGLFFFGWDKMSKGRHLMTTWLVAIGSNFSALWILIANGWMQYPVGAEFNFEAMRMEMTSFAEVIFNPVAQVKFVHTVSAGYVTGAMFVLAISSYYLLNHKHIAFARRSFAIAASFGLAATLSVIVLGDESGYELGEVQKVKLAAVEAEYETHPAPAPFTVFGIPNDEKEETEYALQIPWAMGIIATRSLTEEVKGLKDIKAENRLRILDGIKAYGLLDSVRDGTASADEQALFDAHKDNMGYAMLLEPFTDDVTQPSEAALQKAVDYSIPKVAPLFWSFRLMVVSGFIMLAVFLAAFYYSTQHKITQPRWLLKASLYSLPLPWVACEAGWFVAEFGRQPWSIAEILPVHASTSNLSISDIVTTLVAYSAFYTVMFIVAFYLMKKFAKKGPVPPEDNHSDEDDDLIDFDAKGANA; encoded by the coding sequence ATGAGCGATACGTTAGTCGAGCTATCGCGGTGGCAATTTGCGCTAACTGCGATGTTCCACTTTATATTTGTGCCCTTAACCTTAGGGTTGAGTTTCATGCTTGCCATTATGGAATCCGTTTATGTGATGACAGGCAAAGAAATTTACAAACAAATGACTCAGTTTTGGGGCAAGTTGTTTGGTATTAACTTCGCCATTGGTGTGGCTACCGGCCTCACTATGGAGTTTCAGTTCGGTATGAATTGGTCCTACTATTCTCACTATGTAGGGGATATTTTTGGGGCACCGCTGGCTATTGAAGGTCTGATGGCGTTCTTCCTAGAATCGACTTTCGTTGGATTGTTCTTCTTCGGCTGGGATAAAATGTCGAAGGGAAGACACTTAATGACCACTTGGTTGGTGGCTATTGGTTCTAACTTCTCAGCTCTATGGATACTCATTGCCAATGGTTGGATGCAATACCCTGTAGGCGCAGAATTTAACTTTGAAGCCATGCGCATGGAAATGACAAGTTTTGCCGAGGTTATCTTCAATCCTGTCGCGCAAGTAAAGTTTGTGCATACCGTCTCAGCGGGCTACGTAACAGGTGCCATGTTTGTATTGGCTATTTCTAGTTATTACCTACTTAACCACAAGCATATCGCATTTGCCCGTCGTTCTTTCGCTATTGCGGCTAGCTTCGGCCTAGCGGCTACCTTGTCAGTGATTGTGCTTGGTGACGAAAGTGGTTACGAATTAGGTGAAGTGCAAAAAGTGAAATTGGCTGCGGTTGAAGCGGAATATGAGACCCACCCAGCACCTGCGCCTTTTACCGTATTTGGTATTCCTAATGATGAAAAAGAGGAAACCGAATACGCACTTCAAATTCCTTGGGCGATGGGCATTATTGCTACTCGTTCACTTACCGAGGAAGTGAAAGGCTTAAAAGATATTAAAGCAGAAAACCGCTTACGTATTCTTGATGGTATTAAAGCGTACGGTTTGCTCGATAGTGTTCGAGATGGAACGGCTTCTGCAGACGAACAAGCCCTGTTTGACGCACATAAAGATAATATGGGCTATGCCATGTTATTAGAGCCATTTACGGATGATGTCACACAGCCTTCTGAAGCGGCCTTACAAAAAGCAGTAGATTACAGTATTCCTAAAGTCGCCCCCTTATTTTGGAGTTTCCGATTAATGGTGGTATCAGGCTTTATTATGCTAGCCGTATTCTTGGCTGCCTTCTATTACAGCACTCAACATAAAATTACGCAGCCTCGCTGGTTGTTGAAAGCATCATTGTATAGCTTGCCGCTGCCTTGGGTTGCGTGTGAAGCCGGTTGGTTTGTGGCTGAGTTTGGTCGCCAGCCTTGGTCTATTGCAGAGATTCTGCCAGTGCATGCATCAACGTCTAATTTGTCTATTTCTGACATTGTTACTACGTTAGTCGCCTACTCAGCGTTTTACACTGTAATGTTCATTGTTGCTTTTTACTTGATGAAGAAGTTCGCCAAAAAAGGGCCAGTACCGCCTGAAGATAATCATAGTGATGAAGATGACGACCTAATCGACTTTGATGCAAAAGGAGCAAACGCATGA
- the cydX gene encoding cytochrome bd-I oxidase subunit CydX — MWYFTWILGVLLACSFGILNAMWLESTEDMDRPEDAE, encoded by the coding sequence ATGTGGTATTTCACTTGGATCCTCGGCGTACTGCTAGCATGTTCATTCGGTATTTTAAATGCCATGTGGCTTGAGTCTACCGAAGACATGGACCGTCCAGAAGACGCCGAATAA
- a CDS encoding ABC transporter ATP-binding protein/permease: MIKLDRQTFQAKFNQLDNTHKLGVRRRVLIITLVKCLSLFSLIVAFYFFAHAMHEWVVDTHRASLFHIKGLCVALFICWIVQGLVNTLTLSYKSQLMQAMEQNLQLIFAEQQHALIRQHSLFYWQTLWVKHIRAIANWAFDYRVQQYVAVLVPLMALVVIFYVNPVIGMGLAVALPIVPLFMVIVGKGAASLHRKHFVALERLGGLFTDRLNALPLMASYRAHNTQMRLLNNASEQLNKRTMRVVGVAFLSSSVLDFFATLSVALVAVFIGFSLLGELNLGPEISLQQGLWVLLSVPLILSEMKKLGQVYHQKAEAEAASECLFPLFTTLNDNAPAQEREVTKGEMKNKPFVGFDAQDFRVSNLLKAEHLKVALGEHIRLNGVSGSGKTVLLEALAGQRKASQSFDGSYVWVSQTPVVLPGSVRDNLLLDAHYSDSALCEVLNSVELADWLSSLPNGLDTLMTEYPSLSGGEAQRLALARGLLRNPDIWLLDEPTAHIPDEQHHRLSQLIARVTQGKTVVWASHKLLPAHWFDAHWHIAEGEVTVK; the protein is encoded by the coding sequence ATGATAAAGTTAGACAGGCAGACATTTCAAGCTAAGTTTAATCAACTCGATAATACGCACAAGCTTGGCGTGCGCAGACGGGTTTTAATAATTACTTTAGTCAAGTGTCTGTCTCTTTTTTCACTGATTGTCGCTTTCTATTTTTTCGCTCATGCCATGCACGAATGGGTGGTCGATACTCATAGAGCAAGCCTGTTTCATATTAAAGGTTTATGCGTTGCGCTGTTTATTTGTTGGATAGTTCAAGGGTTAGTGAACACGCTAACGTTGTCATACAAAAGCCAGTTAATGCAGGCTATGGAGCAAAACTTACAACTTATCTTCGCCGAGCAACAGCACGCCCTCATTCGTCAACATTCCCTTTTTTACTGGCAAACACTTTGGGTGAAGCATATTCGCGCTATCGCCAACTGGGCTTTCGATTACCGCGTACAGCAATATGTTGCTGTACTTGTCCCTTTGATGGCGCTAGTGGTTATTTTTTACGTAAACCCTGTCATAGGTATGGGGTTAGCTGTAGCCCTGCCGATTGTTCCTTTGTTTATGGTCATTGTCGGGAAAGGTGCCGCCAGCTTACATCGCAAGCATTTTGTGGCACTTGAGCGGCTTGGCGGGTTATTTACCGATAGACTCAATGCACTGCCTTTAATGGCGAGTTATCGTGCACACAACACGCAAATGCGGTTACTTAATAACGCCAGTGAACAACTTAACAAGCGCACCATGCGGGTGGTAGGCGTCGCATTTTTATCATCGTCAGTATTGGATTTTTTTGCCACTTTATCGGTAGCCTTAGTTGCGGTATTTATTGGTTTTTCACTGCTCGGCGAGCTTAACTTGGGGCCTGAAATTTCCTTACAGCAAGGGCTTTGGGTGTTGCTTTCTGTGCCACTGATTTTGAGCGAAATGAAAAAGCTCGGGCAGGTTTATCACCAAAAAGCTGAAGCTGAAGCGGCCAGCGAGTGTTTATTTCCCTTATTTACTACGTTGAACGACAATGCGCCTGCCCAGGAAAGAGAAGTGACTAAAGGCGAAATGAAGAACAAACCGTTTGTGGGGTTTGATGCGCAAGATTTTCGAGTGTCTAACTTGCTTAAAGCCGAACACCTGAAGGTTGCTTTAGGAGAGCATATTCGCCTAAACGGCGTTTCTGGTAGCGGTAAAACGGTATTGCTTGAGGCCCTAGCGGGTCAGCGTAAAGCTTCCCAAAGCTTTGACGGAAGCTATGTATGGGTGAGTCAAACCCCAGTTGTTTTACCTGGCAGTGTGAGAGACAACCTTTTACTGGATGCCCACTATAGCGATAGTGCGTTGTGCGAGGTGCTAAATTCAGTTGAGTTAGCGGATTGGCTTTCGTCGCTGCCTAATGGCCTAGATACCTTGATGACCGAGTATCCCAGCCTCTCTGGTGGCGAAGCGCAGCGGCTTGCGTTAGCTCGCGGACTGTTAAGAAACCCTGATATTTGGTTGTTAGATGAGCCCACCGCGCATATTCCCGATGAACAACACCATCGTCTGTCACAACTTATTGCGCGTGTTACACAAGGCAAAACCGTTGTTTGGGCATCGCATAAGTTATTGCCAGCGCACTGGTTTGATGCGCATTGGCATATTGCAGAAGGCGAGGTAACAGTGAAATGA
- a CDS encoding sigma-54 interaction domain-containing protein, which yields MIDAIDKPAIFINHQYVIEAVNQPYRNTYPVDIIPGKSQCFKVSHGNTKPCDQCGESCPIQQCKDTGRTASVVHIHTTKSGQSYCDILMRPVHDANGDLLGYLEILDKLAFASNYPTKGKMIGESAAFKAMLNKINRAAKSDIAVLLQGETGTGKELVSHALHTSSHRAEKPFVVIECTGLADTLFESELFGYEKGAFTGAQSNKKGLVDAAQGGTLFFDEIGDVPLTMQVKLLRLFETQTYRPVGSVQVKKADFRLVCASHKDLKSLVEKGEFRQDLYYRIAGFPIHLPPLRERQSDIELLCSHMLHELPSKKRLHKSTIEMLTNYTYPGNIRELKNIVEQAYLLADENVIYPTDLPELVSEPTVHTNERVLTLEAAEAKYLEKVVAKHEGSIDTLANALGVSQRTLYRKLQSLGLKVKG from the coding sequence ATGATAGATGCCATCGATAAACCCGCTATTTTCATTAATCATCAGTATGTAATAGAGGCGGTTAACCAGCCTTATCGCAATACCTACCCTGTGGATATTATTCCGGGTAAAAGTCAGTGTTTTAAGGTGTCACACGGTAATACTAAGCCTTGTGATCAATGCGGTGAAAGCTGCCCTATTCAGCAATGCAAAGACACCGGCCGGACTGCAAGTGTGGTTCACATTCACACCACAAAAAGCGGTCAAAGCTATTGTGATATTCTCATGCGGCCGGTTCACGACGCTAATGGCGACCTGCTTGGTTACTTAGAAATATTAGATAAACTCGCGTTTGCATCAAATTACCCTACCAAGGGTAAAATGATAGGTGAGTCTGCCGCCTTTAAAGCCATGCTGAATAAAATTAATCGGGCCGCAAAATCCGATATAGCCGTGTTGCTTCAAGGCGAAACGGGCACAGGTAAAGAGCTGGTTTCTCATGCCCTGCACACCAGTAGCCACCGCGCTGAAAAACCTTTTGTGGTAATAGAGTGTACGGGGTTAGCTGATACGCTTTTTGAATCGGAGTTATTCGGCTACGAGAAAGGCGCTTTTACTGGCGCGCAATCAAACAAAAAAGGATTAGTTGATGCCGCCCAAGGCGGAACGCTATTTTTTGATGAAATTGGCGATGTGCCTCTTACCATGCAGGTGAAGTTACTACGGTTGTTTGAAACTCAAACCTACCGCCCAGTTGGAAGCGTGCAAGTAAAAAAAGCCGATTTCCGTTTAGTATGCGCTAGCCATAAAGACTTAAAATCCTTAGTGGAAAAAGGTGAATTCAGACAAGATCTTTACTACCGTATTGCAGGTTTCCCCATACACCTTCCGCCACTTCGTGAGCGTCAAAGCGACATTGAATTGCTGTGCAGCCACATGTTGCACGAACTGCCTTCGAAAAAGCGTTTACACAAATCCACTATTGAAATGCTAACCAACTATACCTACCCAGGTAACATTCGAGAGCTTAAAAATATTGTGGAACAAGCGTACTTGTTGGCAGATGAAAATGTAATTTACCCAACCGATTTGCCCGAGCTAGTTAGCGAACCCACTGTCCACACAAATGAAAGAGTCCTCACTCTGGAAGCTGCTGAAGCTAAGTACCTTGAAAAGGTAGTGGCAAAGCACGAAGGCAGTATAGACACTCTTGCCAATGCACTAGGTGTCAGCCAGCGGACGTTATATCGTAAGCTTCAATCGCTAGGGTTAAAGGTTAAGGGTTAA